In a single window of the Tellurirhabdus bombi genome:
- a CDS encoding FAD-binding and (Fe-S)-binding domain-containing protein gives MFRLNHKTLPFDALNAAMSGDLYFDESYRHEAMRWLYATDASVYQEKPLAVAVPKTVDDIRHLIQFAQEHKTSLIPRAAGTSLAGQVVGSGIVVDISNYFTNILEINAQEQWVRVQPGVIRDDLNAGVKDHGLMFGPETSTASRAMIGGMIGNNSCGLHSIVWGSTRDHLVSVKALLSDGSEVEFRSLTEAEFRAKCAGQDVASPLEQQLYQHIDDMLGEADKQQLIREGFPKPTITRRNTGYALDALLPFFEPIPLNDLAGEKTFNFCRLIAGSEGTLCFITEAKLALLPLPPKESALVCVHTQTIRQSLEANLVALEHGCYASELVDDYILQLTKTNIEQAKNRDFVQGDPKAILMVEFFAEEAATLARKVDNLIFALKEANLGYAFPVLHGEDAKKAWNLRKAGLSIMYNVPGDDKPVNLIEDCAVDVRDLPNYIDELEHMAAEKHGLALEYSAHAGAGELHVLPLINLKSVEGRKKFRALLADTAALVKKYGGSLSGEHGDGRLRGEFIPFMIGEAAFKLVQDIKRTWDPQKIFNPGKIVDTPPMNEFLRYEADVAESNQKTPFVNTVFDFSADEGILNLAEKCSGSGDCRKTHITGGTMCPSYMATRNEKETTRARANILRHFYTNPTERSKYDYDTVKEVLDLCLSCKGCKAECPSSVDMAKMKAEFINEYNEKVGASTRTRLIGNFTKLMSLASLAPWAYNAIYNTPSLRRLANKTVGFHPDRTMPHLAGTTLKKWFSGRKKSEVRGQGPTVYLFCDEFTNYNDVEVGQKTVLLLERLGYQVLIPEHVESGRTYLSKGLVKEAQKIATRNVTSLAKLITDDTPLVGIEPSAILTFRDEYPDLVGDSLKADAQQIGRNALLVDEFIAREIDAKRIDKTLFTSEKRLIKLHGHCHQKALSSLVATKKMLSLPKNYEVQLIPSGCCGMAGSFGYESEHYTLSMQVGELVLFPTVRQQPESVLIAAPGTSCRHQIKDGTGRIAKHPAEILYESLIN, from the coding sequence ATGTTTCGCCTAAATCATAAAACCCTGCCTTTTGACGCGTTGAATGCGGCCATGTCGGGCGATCTCTACTTTGATGAGTCGTACCGGCACGAAGCCATGCGGTGGCTGTACGCAACGGATGCTTCTGTCTACCAGGAAAAACCGCTGGCGGTAGCCGTTCCGAAAACGGTGGATGACATCCGCCATTTGATCCAATTTGCGCAGGAACACAAAACGTCACTGATTCCAAGGGCCGCCGGAACGTCGCTGGCGGGGCAGGTGGTGGGGAGCGGTATTGTTGTCGATATTTCCAATTACTTTACGAATATTCTGGAAATCAATGCGCAGGAGCAATGGGTGCGTGTGCAGCCGGGCGTTATTCGGGATGATCTGAACGCGGGTGTGAAAGACCACGGGCTTATGTTTGGTCCAGAAACGTCGACGGCCAGCCGCGCCATGATTGGCGGCATGATTGGGAACAATTCCTGTGGCTTGCATTCCATCGTCTGGGGCAGCACCCGCGATCACCTGGTCAGCGTTAAGGCCCTGTTGAGCGATGGGAGCGAGGTTGAATTTCGGAGCCTCACGGAAGCCGAATTTCGGGCGAAGTGCGCCGGTCAGGACGTTGCCAGCCCTCTGGAGCAGCAGCTTTATCAGCATATTGACGATATGCTTGGAGAAGCCGACAAGCAGCAACTGATTCGGGAAGGCTTTCCCAAACCAACCATCACCCGGCGAAATACAGGCTACGCTCTGGACGCTTTGTTGCCCTTTTTTGAACCAATTCCGCTGAACGATCTGGCGGGGGAAAAAACCTTTAATTTCTGTCGCCTCATTGCGGGGTCGGAGGGGACGCTCTGTTTCATCACTGAGGCGAAGCTGGCTTTACTGCCATTGCCGCCGAAAGAAAGTGCGCTCGTGTGCGTCCATACCCAGACAATCCGGCAGTCGCTGGAAGCGAATTTGGTGGCTCTCGAACATGGTTGCTACGCCTCCGAACTGGTTGATGACTACATCCTGCAATTAACCAAAACCAACATCGAGCAGGCCAAAAACCGCGATTTTGTTCAGGGCGATCCCAAAGCGATTCTGATGGTCGAGTTTTTTGCAGAAGAGGCCGCAACCTTGGCCAGAAAGGTTGATAACCTGATTTTTGCGTTAAAAGAAGCCAACCTCGGCTATGCCTTTCCGGTATTGCACGGCGAAGACGCCAAAAAAGCCTGGAACCTGCGGAAGGCGGGTTTGAGCATTATGTATAATGTGCCGGGCGATGATAAGCCGGTTAACCTGATTGAAGATTGCGCGGTTGATGTGCGCGATTTGCCGAATTACATCGACGAATTGGAGCACATGGCCGCCGAAAAACACGGTCTGGCGCTGGAATATTCGGCCCATGCCGGTGCGGGCGAACTGCACGTTTTACCCCTGATTAACCTGAAATCAGTAGAAGGTCGGAAGAAATTTCGCGCTTTGCTGGCTGATACGGCGGCGCTGGTGAAGAAATACGGCGGATCGTTGTCGGGGGAGCACGGCGATGGCCGCTTGCGGGGTGAATTTATTCCGTTTATGATTGGCGAAGCGGCGTTTAAACTGGTGCAGGACATTAAGCGTACGTGGGACCCGCAGAAAATTTTCAATCCCGGCAAAATTGTGGATACCCCGCCGATGAATGAGTTTTTGCGCTACGAAGCGGATGTTGCCGAATCAAACCAGAAAACGCCTTTCGTCAACACCGTTTTTGATTTTTCGGCGGATGAGGGAATCTTGAATCTGGCGGAAAAATGCAGCGGCTCCGGCGACTGCCGCAAAACCCACATTACGGGCGGTACGATGTGTCCCAGCTACATGGCGACCCGCAACGAAAAAGAAACCACCCGCGCCCGGGCGAATATCCTGCGGCATTTTTATACCAACCCTACCGAACGATCCAAGTACGATTACGACACTGTAAAGGAAGTTTTGGATCTGTGCCTGTCCTGCAAAGGCTGCAAAGCCGAATGCCCGTCCAGCGTTGACATGGCCAAGATGAAGGCTGAATTTATCAACGAATACAACGAGAAAGTAGGCGCTTCGACGCGCACTCGGTTGATTGGGAATTTTACCAAATTGATGTCCCTGGCCAGTCTGGCGCCCTGGGCCTACAACGCCATCTACAACACGCCCAGCCTGCGGCGGTTGGCCAACAAAACAGTGGGTTTTCACCCGGACCGAACCATGCCCCACTTGGCCGGAACGACCCTGAAGAAGTGGTTTTCGGGCCGAAAAAAGAGCGAGGTACGTGGTCAGGGACCCACCGTTTACCTTTTCTGCGACGAGTTTACCAATTACAACGATGTGGAAGTTGGGCAGAAAACGGTGTTGTTGCTGGAACGGCTGGGCTATCAGGTGCTAATACCCGAACACGTGGAAAGTGGCCGAACGTATCTGTCGAAAGGGTTGGTGAAAGAGGCGCAAAAGATTGCCACCCGGAACGTAACATCTTTAGCCAAATTGATTACGGACGACACCCCCTTGGTCGGCATTGAGCCTTCCGCGATTCTGACTTTCCGCGACGAATATCCCGATCTGGTGGGCGATTCGCTCAAGGCGGATGCGCAGCAAATTGGCCGCAATGCCCTGTTAGTGGATGAATTTATCGCGCGGGAAATTGATGCGAAACGGATTGATAAAACGCTTTTTACGAGCGAAAAGCGTCTAATTAAGCTGCACGGACATTGCCACCAGAAGGCACTTTCGTCGTTGGTCGCTACTAAAAAAATGCTGTCTCTACCGAAAAATTACGAAGTACAACTCATTCCGTCGGGATGTTGCGGAATGGCGGGTTCTTTTGGGTATGAGTCGGAGCATTATACGCTGTCGATGCAGGTAGGCGAACTGGTCTTGTTTCCCACCGTTCGGCAGCAGCCGGAAAGCGTGCTGATTGCCGCCCCCGGAACGAGTTGCCGCCACCAGATCAAGGACGGAACGGGCCGGATTGCCAAGCACCCCGCCGAGATTCTGTACGAGAGTCTGATTAATTAA
- a CDS encoding T9SS type A sorting domain-containing protein: MKRLLPICLICLLWVFSAGSAFACSCMDGGPFLSIAEKSAWQPGILMVRAEVKSQEEHGMDVKVLEVLHGAENKNVIRVWGDPGHLCRLYTHGFKKGEKLVLILRRLETPYYGNEQVNDYELGGCGTYVLREGDRISGRISARDGELSKNKFYDELHEILNRFKPEEAKVYPNPVSDQLTVDMPDTPDTPLSLQVFSVTGQRLRTMQLSEKEQHDLDFSTLAAGQYILFFSSEHQRYQRRVIKQ; encoded by the coding sequence ATGAAACGATTATTACCAATATGTTTGATTTGTTTGCTCTGGGTCTTCAGCGCCGGGAGCGCGTTTGCCTGTAGCTGCATGGATGGTGGCCCTTTCCTGTCCATCGCGGAAAAATCGGCCTGGCAACCCGGGATTCTGATGGTGCGGGCCGAAGTGAAAAGCCAGGAAGAACACGGAATGGACGTCAAAGTCCTCGAGGTGTTGCATGGCGCCGAAAACAAGAATGTTATCCGGGTATGGGGCGATCCGGGGCACTTGTGTCGCTTGTATACGCATGGATTCAAAAAAGGAGAGAAGCTGGTGCTGATTCTCCGCCGCCTCGAGACTCCCTATTACGGGAACGAGCAGGTAAATGACTATGAATTAGGCGGTTGCGGTACTTATGTGTTGCGGGAAGGCGATCGGATTTCTGGACGGATTTCGGCTCGGGACGGCGAACTTTCCAAGAATAAGTTTTACGATGAGCTTCACGAAATTTTGAATAGATTTAAACCCGAAGAGGCCAAAGTTTATCCCAATCCGGTGTCTGATCAGTTGACGGTTGATATGCCTGATACGCCGGACACACCTTTATCTTTGCAGGTTTTTTCGGTTACGGGTCAACGCTTGCGCACCATGCAATTGAGCGAAAAGGAACAGCACGATCTTGATTTTTCGACCCTGGCGGCCGGGCAGTATATCTTGTTTTTTAGTTCGGAACACCAGCGATACCAGCGGCGCGTTATAAAGCAATAA
- a CDS encoding tRNA-binding protein: MLTWDDFEKVDIRTGTIVAVADFPKARNPAYQLTIDFGELGTKKSSAQITKLYTPEELIGKQIVAVVNFPPKQIANFISECLVLGVVGADKEVTLLLPDRETPNGLRIA, from the coding sequence ATGCTGACCTGGGATGATTTTGAGAAAGTGGACATCCGCACCGGAACGATTGTTGCCGTGGCTGACTTCCCAAAAGCCCGCAATCCGGCCTACCAGCTGACGATTGATTTTGGCGAACTGGGCACAAAAAAAAGCTCCGCGCAAATCACGAAGCTGTATACCCCAGAGGAGTTGATCGGCAAACAAATTGTTGCCGTCGTTAATTTTCCGCCCAAACAAATTGCCAATTTCATCTCCGAATGCCTGGTCCTGGGTGTTGTGGGGGCGGATAAAGAAGTAACCTTGCTGCTCCCCGACCGAGAAACGCCCAATGGCCTTCGAATTGCTTAA
- a CDS encoding bile acid:sodium symporter family protein, with the protein MVKKTSPRGLGALYELAARAGLDWFLLALLGMIGLAYLWPTPGIQEGPFSLSELANYGVSVIFFFYGLRLSGDKLRAGLSNWRLHITIHLATFVVFPLLILAGKELFSTEQTALLWIGAFYMGALPSTVSSSVVMVSIAEGNIPAAIFNASISSLIGIFITPLWMGLVLSSSGGDFDLGGIILKLVIQVLVPVVAGILLNRWLGAFAERQKKFLRYFDQIVILLIVYTSFCESFEKRMFQSLTGIDLLILGVCMLGLFFLIFALINFVSNWLGFSREDRVTALFCGSKKSLVQGGVMASVLFPGNMAGIVLLPIMMYHALQLIAASAIAQAMARQGKATSKSGTA; encoded by the coding sequence ATGGTAAAAAAAACGTCCCCCCGTGGTTTGGGTGCCCTGTATGAGTTGGCTGCCCGGGCTGGTTTAGACTGGTTTTTGTTGGCTCTTCTGGGCATGATTGGTCTGGCGTATCTCTGGCCGACACCGGGTATACAGGAAGGTCCGTTCTCTTTGTCGGAACTGGCTAATTACGGGGTGTCCGTAATTTTCTTTTTTTACGGATTGCGGTTAAGCGGGGATAAGCTGCGGGCGGGACTAAGCAACTGGCGGCTGCACATTACCATTCATTTGGCCACTTTTGTGGTCTTTCCATTATTGATTCTGGCTGGGAAAGAGCTGTTTAGCACCGAGCAGACAGCTTTGTTGTGGATCGGGGCTTTCTACATGGGTGCCTTACCGTCCACGGTTTCGTCGTCCGTCGTGATGGTGTCCATCGCGGAGGGAAACATCCCGGCGGCTATTTTCAACGCCAGCATTTCCAGCCTGATCGGCATTTTCATTACGCCTCTGTGGATGGGACTTGTTTTGTCGAGCAGTGGCGGCGATTTCGATTTGGGGGGCATTATCCTCAAACTCGTCATTCAGGTATTAGTACCGGTCGTGGCGGGGATTTTACTGAACCGCTGGCTAGGGGCGTTTGCCGAGCGACAAAAGAAGTTTTTGCGCTATTTCGACCAGATTGTCATCTTGCTGATCGTCTACACATCCTTCTGCGAATCCTTCGAAAAACGGATGTTCCAAAGCCTGACTGGCATCGACTTGCTGATTCTGGGGGTTTGTATGCTGGGACTGTTTTTTCTGATTTTCGCGCTTATAAACTTCGTTAGCAACTGGCTGGGTTTCAGTCGGGAGGATCGGGTTACGGCTTTGTTTTGCGGTTCGAAAAAATCGTTGGTGCAGGGCGGTGTTATGGCCAGCGTTTTATTTCCCGGCAACATGGCAGGGATCGTGCTGCTGCCCATCATGATGTACCACGCCCTGCAACTCATCGCGGCCAGTGCGATTGCCCAGGCGATGGCCCGTCAGGGCAAGGCAACCAGCAAAAGCGGAACCGCGTAG
- a CDS encoding MATE family efflux transporter: MKQWLQIYKSEFSDTLRLSIPIVIAQLGVVLMGVTDNLFVGRLLGAVPLGAAGLAVSLAFLVSSIGVGGLAVVGTLVSQARGRNDGAEINRLFRGGIRVALLLGLVLGLASMALAYFFGVFQQTPQVTELARNFMIIMSVSNIPLFLFVAARQLCDGLAYPRVAMGITISALAINALLNYVLILGIGPFPEMGLYGSATATLLSRTYMAVAILVYIRRASVFKQYFSPAYRQQQITTEVGKVLRLGLPGGMTFFFEIATFSLAQVMVGWLGESSLAAHQIAMNMASTTYMMATGVSAAGAIRVGNAVGRRSSLLVRRAGTAAFLLSGALMGFCALIFVTANEQLATLYIQDNAEVATIAAGLLLMAGVFQLSDGIQVVGVGVLRGLSDVNIPTIITLFAYWIMGLPVSYVLCFWFGMGVTGVWVGLLAGLSVAAILLTTRFFRMVKRMHLPAQEGTALETLPTL, translated from the coding sequence ATGAAACAATGGTTACAAATTTATAAATCGGAATTCTCAGATACCCTTCGGCTCAGTATTCCCATCGTAATTGCACAATTAGGCGTTGTTTTAATGGGAGTAACCGATAATTTATTTGTCGGACGATTACTGGGTGCGGTGCCTCTGGGCGCGGCGGGGCTGGCCGTTTCACTGGCTTTTCTGGTATCCAGCATTGGAGTAGGTGGCCTGGCTGTAGTGGGAACGCTGGTTTCCCAGGCGCGTGGGCGCAACGATGGCGCCGAAATTAACCGCCTTTTCCGGGGTGGAATTCGCGTGGCCTTGCTGCTGGGTCTGGTTTTGGGACTGGCCTCGATGGCGCTGGCTTATTTTTTCGGCGTTTTCCAGCAAACACCCCAGGTAACCGAACTCGCCCGGAACTTCATGATTATCATGAGCGTGTCTAATATTCCGTTGTTTCTGTTTGTGGCCGCGCGGCAGCTGTGTGACGGATTGGCTTATCCGCGCGTTGCGATGGGCATTACCATCTCCGCCCTGGCCATTAATGCGTTGCTAAATTACGTCTTGATTCTAGGAATTGGTCCATTTCCGGAGATGGGCTTGTACGGCTCAGCCACGGCTACGCTGCTGTCGCGAACATACATGGCGGTCGCTATTTTGGTGTATATTCGGCGGGCATCGGTCTTCAAGCAGTACTTTTCCCCGGCATACCGGCAACAGCAAATAACTACCGAAGTTGGCAAAGTATTGCGGCTAGGCTTACCCGGTGGCATGACCTTCTTTTTCGAAATTGCTACGTTTTCACTGGCGCAGGTGATGGTGGGCTGGTTGGGCGAAAGCTCCCTGGCGGCGCACCAGATTGCGATGAACATGGCGTCAACGACCTACATGATGGCCACGGGGGTTTCGGCAGCCGGAGCCATTCGGGTGGGGAATGCGGTGGGGCGGCGCAGTTCGCTGCTGGTGCGCCGGGCCGGAACGGCTGCTTTTTTATTGTCGGGGGCGTTGATGGGCTTCTGTGCGCTAATTTTTGTAACGGCTAACGAACAGTTGGCTACTCTTTATATTCAGGATAATGCCGAGGTCGCTACGATTGCCGCTGGACTGTTGTTAATGGCTGGGGTTTTTCAGCTGTCAGATGGTATTCAGGTAGTGGGTGTAGGTGTGCTGCGGGGCTTGTCGGATGTGAATATTCCCACGATCATTACTTTATTTGCCTATTGGATCATGGGTCTCCCTGTTAGTTACGTCCTGTGTTTCTGGTTTGGAATGGGCGTAACCGGCGTCTGGGTTGGCCTACTGGCAGGTCTTTCGGTAGCGGCTATTTTACTAACCACGCGGTTTTTTCGGATGGTGAAACGAATGCATTTGCCCGCTCAGGAAGGAACAGCGCTGGAAACATTGCCGACTCTTTGA
- a CDS encoding DUF4290 domain-containing protein produces the protein MKEYGSNIQKLVTHLQTIEDREKRTRYAHILVELMRQIHPNMRDNQDYYNKLWDDLYIMSGFTLDVDSPYPPPSPDVLGKKPQQVPYNTHALKHKHYGYNMKLLINKAVSLEDADERRAFVSYLARLMRTFYTTWNKESVEEETILQSLHEMSNGSLQDDIEIIRTNGFVEATPRERTGDQQPRRSTPVQAYTGQSNRDSGHRDTGHRERNEGRNYYQNPNNPSRGNQNRDNRDSGGHRSFRGNHNPNNRRKR, from the coding sequence TTGAAAGAATACGGCAGCAATATTCAGAAGCTTGTCACTCACCTGCAAACCATTGAGGATCGGGAGAAACGGACACGCTACGCCCACATCCTGGTGGAACTGATGCGACAGATCCATCCCAACATGCGGGATAATCAGGATTACTACAATAAATTGTGGGATGATCTTTACATCATGTCGGGGTTCACGCTTGATGTAGACAGTCCCTATCCGCCGCCATCGCCGGATGTGCTGGGTAAAAAACCGCAACAGGTTCCATACAACACCCACGCCCTGAAGCACAAGCACTACGGCTATAACATGAAACTTCTCATTAACAAGGCCGTATCTCTGGAAGACGCTGACGAAAGACGGGCTTTTGTCTCGTATCTGGCGCGCCTGATGAGAACGTTTTACACGACCTGGAACAAGGAATCCGTCGAGGAGGAAACGATTCTGCAAAGCCTCCACGAAATGTCAAACGGCAGCCTTCAGGACGATATTGAAATCATTCGGACCAATGGCTTTGTCGAAGCGACGCCGCGCGAACGCACGGGCGACCAGCAACCCCGCCGCTCGACGCCTGTTCAGGCTTATACGGGTCAGAGTAACCGGGATTCTGGGCACCGGGATACCGGCCACCGCGAACGAAATGAAGGGCGGAACTACTACCAGAATCCAAATAATCCATCGCGGGGAAATCAAAACCGGGACAACCGGGATTCAGGCGGCCACCGCAGCTTCCGGGGCAACCATAACCCGAACAACCGCAGAAAACGTTAA
- the murA gene encoding UDP-N-acetylglucosamine 1-carboxyvinyltransferase, with translation MASFRIAGDRRLKGELFPQGAKNEALQILCAVLLTSEPVIIHNIPNIRDVNKLIELLGDLRVKVELLSSTPHGDSSYRFQADDVDVDVLDTENYRKKASALRGSVMLLGPMLARFKQGRIPRPGGDKIGRRRLDTHFLGFEKLGAQFNYDANDGGMYHVDASHLKGTYMLLDEASVTGTANVLMAAVLAEGTTTIYNAACEPYLQQLSKMLNRMGAKISGIGSNLLTIEGVEKLGGTEHTMLPDMIEIGSFIGLAAMTQSEITIKNCRVPELGIIPNVFGRLGIKMEIRNDDIYVPAQEHYQIESFLDGGMMTISDAPWPGFTPDLLSIILVTAIQAQGTVLVHQKMFESRLFFVDKLIEMGAQMILCDPHRATVIGLNRQQQLKGIRMSSPDIRAGVALLIASLSAQGDSIIDNIEQIDRGYQNIDLRLNAIGAQIERI, from the coding sequence ATGGCCTCTTTCCGCATTGCCGGCGACCGTCGGCTGAAAGGCGAACTTTTCCCTCAAGGAGCTAAAAACGAAGCCCTGCAAATCCTGTGCGCCGTTTTGCTCACCAGCGAGCCCGTTATTATTCATAATATTCCGAATATTCGCGATGTCAATAAACTGATTGAATTATTGGGGGATCTCCGCGTCAAGGTTGAGCTTTTATCCAGTACTCCCCACGGTGATTCATCGTATCGTTTTCAGGCTGATGACGTCGATGTTGACGTATTAGACACCGAAAATTACCGCAAAAAGGCCTCAGCTTTGCGGGGGTCGGTTATGCTGCTCGGACCCATGCTAGCCCGTTTCAAGCAAGGTCGGATTCCACGGCCCGGTGGCGACAAAATTGGCCGTCGTCGGTTGGATACTCACTTCCTGGGCTTCGAAAAGCTTGGTGCTCAATTCAACTACGACGCCAATGACGGCGGGATGTACCACGTGGATGCCAGCCACCTGAAGGGAACGTATATGCTCCTGGACGAAGCGTCCGTGACCGGAACCGCTAACGTCCTCATGGCTGCCGTTCTTGCCGAAGGCACCACCACGATTTACAACGCTGCCTGCGAACCTTATCTTCAGCAACTTAGCAAGATGTTGAATCGCATGGGCGCTAAAATCAGTGGAATCGGGTCAAACCTGCTGACCATTGAAGGCGTGGAAAAACTAGGCGGAACCGAACATACGATGCTACCCGACATGATCGAAATTGGTTCGTTCATTGGGTTGGCCGCCATGACCCAGTCCGAAATTACCATTAAAAACTGCCGCGTACCGGAGCTAGGTATCATCCCGAACGTATTTGGACGCTTGGGGATTAAGATGGAAATCAGAAATGACGACATCTACGTTCCAGCTCAGGAACATTACCAGATCGAAAGTTTTCTGGACGGTGGCATGATGACTATTTCCGATGCTCCCTGGCCTGGTTTTACTCCCGACCTGCTGAGCATCATTCTAGTAACGGCCATTCAGGCGCAGGGAACGGTGCTGGTTCATCAGAAAATGTTCGAAAGCCGTCTCTTCTTCGTTGATAAGCTGATCGAAATGGGCGCTCAGATGATCCTTTGCGATCCGCACCGCGCGACCGTAATTGGTCTGAACCGCCAGCAGCAATTAAAAGGCATTCGGATGTCTTCGCCGGATATCCGCGCGGGCGTTGCGTTGCTGATCGCGTCGTTGTCGGCACAGGGAGATAGCATCATCGACAACATCGAACAAATCGACCGGGGTTACCAAAATATTGACCTTCGTTTGAACGCCATCGGGGCACAAATTGAACGGATATAA
- a CDS encoding SDR family oxidoreductase, translating to MQLAGNTVLITGGTSGIGLAFAEQFLKAGSNVIICGRREDRLAEIKQQYPELITKVCDVTNAKERESLALWIMREHSETNVLINNAGIQLKTKLTDPVDMSRISAEVETNFIAPVHLISLFSHQLASQHEAAIINISSGLAFAPLAPMPIYCATKAAIHSLTLSIRHQFRDTPVKVFEIAPPAVDTELGHDHREDKTQSHGGMPIDAFIQEAMEAIKNDTLEAAIGQAAGLRSGRESLFDRMNP from the coding sequence ATGCAGCTAGCTGGTAATACGGTCTTAATTACCGGGGGGACTTCCGGAATCGGTCTGGCTTTTGCCGAGCAATTTCTGAAAGCGGGGAGCAACGTGATTATCTGCGGTCGGCGGGAAGACCGGTTGGCTGAAATTAAGCAACAATATCCTGAATTGATCACCAAAGTTTGCGATGTTACCAACGCCAAAGAGCGGGAAAGTCTGGCGCTCTGGATCATGCGGGAGCATTCCGAAACAAATGTATTGATCAACAATGCCGGGATTCAGTTGAAAACCAAGCTGACCGATCCGGTGGATATGAGTCGGATAAGCGCCGAGGTAGAAACCAACTTTATCGCTCCGGTTCACCTGATTTCGCTGTTTTCCCACCAACTGGCGTCTCAGCATGAAGCGGCCATTATTAACATTTCGTCGGGGCTGGCTTTTGCTCCGTTGGCGCCAATGCCAATTTATTGCGCAACTAAAGCGGCCATTCACTCGCTAACGTTGTCTATCCGGCATCAATTCAGAGACACGCCCGTCAAAGTTTTTGAAATTGCTCCCCCAGCGGTGGACACCGAATTAGGCCACGATCACCGGGAAGATAAAACGCAGTCGCACGGCGGAATGCCCATCGACGCCTTTATTCAGGAAGCGATGGAGGCCATTAAAAATGACACACTGGAAGCCGCCATTGGTCAGGCAGCAGGATTGCGGTCGGGGCGCGAAAGTTTGTTCGACCGCATGAATCCGTAA